The nucleotide window GGTCCGCCCACAGGTTGTGCACGTGCTGGACGTGTTCGGTGTCGGCCTCCAGTCTTTGCACCAGGTCGTCGTAGTAGCGGTGGGCTTCGCGACCGAGCGCCTGGTCGCCCTCGAGGACAATCATCACGATGCTGTCGGAATCGGATTCGTGAAACGTTGTGCCGATGCGCTTGGCCGCGATCATTGCCGGCGCATCTTGCGGCGACATCGTCACCGCGTTATCCCTTGCGACAAACTCGATTTGCGGCACCAGAACGTTGAGAGCGATCGTGATGAGCAGCCACGCCAAGATGATCGGTATCGCGAATGCCCGCACCATCCGTATGAAGCGGGGCCGGGTGCCGTCATCAACGCTCGTGGCCCTGTTGCCGCTCATGCTGCTTTCACCAAGCAGAAGGTCTGGGCGTGGTACCCCTGGACGGATTGCTCGTCCTTGACGTCACCGTTGACGGTGATGCGACAGCCGATGCTGTCGCTGTTGCCCTGCGCCACGATGTTGGCGATGACGGCGGGGACCGTCGTCGTGATCGTGTGAGTCCAGGGCAGGCTGACGAAGTCGACCTGCTCGGGCTCGGCGTTCTTATTCAGATAGCTCACGCTGCCCGCCGTGCCGCTGGGCCCAAAAACCTCGTAGGTAACCCGTTTTGGGTTGAACGGCACGATCGATTCAACGGTGTTGCCGCTCGAAGAAAAGATCTCGTCGGAACCGAAAATCCCCCGTAGACGCGTGACGGCTGTGCCACCGATGGCAACGGCCACCACGACGACAAGCGGCACCCATGCCCGCTTCAGAAACGTCAACATCGTGCTCCCCATCGCTCGCAATCACTGTATACCATATACCCCCCCAGGTATTTTTGCAGGCGGCCTTGTAGGGCTGGGACGGGGAGGAAACCGATCAATCGATCGAAATCAGCGGCTCCACCACCACGTGACGAAGCTCCACCACGTGACTATGCGAGGACTTCGGCGACACACCGCGCCGCATCGGCGATCAGACTGTCGCTGGGTTGGGCGTCATATCCGCCGCTGGCACGGTCGGTCATGATGGCCACGACGTACGGCGCACCGCTGGGTGACCACACCACCGCGACGTCGTTGGCCCGTCCGTAGTCACCTGTCCCGGTCTTGTCGATCACTTTCCAGTCGGCAGGAAACCCCGCCCTGATGCGCTTAGCGCCCGTGGTGCTGCGCGCCATCCAGTCCGTCAGCATCGCTCGCTTATCTGCGGGCAGCGCGTCGCCGAGAACCAAATTCTGATAGTCGAGCGCGATCGCGCGCGGGGTGGTGGTATCTCGCTCATCCCCGGGAGGATCGCGGTTAAGTTCCGGCTCCTCTTGGTCCAGTTGGCTCACCGAGTCGCCCAGGCCGCGCAAGTAGCCGGTAAACGCCGAGGCACCGCCGATCTGGTCCAGCAAGAGATTGGCGGCGGTGCCGTCGCTGTAGCGGATCGCCGCGTCGCAGAGCCCCCGAATGCTCATGCCGGTCTGAAGGTGCTGCTCGGTTATCGGCGAGGTCGACCGGATGTCGGCGCTGCTGTAGGTGACCATGCTGTCCAGGTGATCAATCGGATACTGGTGCAAGACCGCGGCCACCAGCAACCCCTTGAAGGTGGAACAGAAAGCGAACCGCTCCTCGGCGCGGTGGGCGATCTCGGTGGTTGTGCTGGTTGCCGGCACGAACACGCCCAGCCGAGCTTCGTGTTGCCGTTCCAGCTCAGCAAAGCGACTCCGGAAATCGGTTGTGGGCTTCGCCGCGACCGGCGCCCGGCGGTCACCGCCGGACCGCCGAGCACAACCCACCAGCGGAACCAACGCGACTGCCGCGAGCAACTCACGTCGAGTTACCGTCGGCGACTGTGAACTTGAAGCACCCATGTCGCGATCGAGTGTGTCACGGTTTGGTCTTGGGCGGGTCGGACCCCCGGCCGCGCAGTCACTCTACGACAGCCGGTCGTATGACCGTGAACCGTTGCGTTTAAGGTGAGTGGCCATGACCGCGTCTTCCGACGACGAGGCCGTCACGGCACTGGCCTTGGCGGCTGCCGATGGGAACGCGCGGGCGCTTGAGGCGTTTATCAAGGCCACTCAGCAAGATGTGTGGCGGTTTGTCACCTATCTGTCAGATGCCGGCAGTGCCGACGATCTGACGCAGGAAACCTTTCTGCGCGCAATCGGTGCGATCCGGCGGTTCTCCGGACGCTCCAGCGCCCGCACCTGGCTGCTGTCCATCGCGCGGCGAGTGGTTGCCGATCACATCCGCCACCTACGGTCGCGGCCACGCGCTGCCCGTGGCGCCGATCCCGAATTGGTGCTCGACTCCGCCCGCAACGCCCGTGGATTCGAGGAACTCGTCGAGGTCACCACCATGATCGCCCAGCTTAACCCCGATCAGCGGGAGGCACTGCTGCTCACGCAGTTGTTCGGCCTGTCTTACGCCGACGCCGCCGCGGTATGCGGCTGCCCGGTGGGCACCATCCGCTCCCGCGTCGCGCGGGCCCGCGATGCGCTGCTTGCCGACCCGGAACGCGACAACCTCACCGGTTAACCCAGTCCTATCACCCAAGCCGCGGCCTGCTCAACGGTGCTGACGGTCGACACCCCGCTCGGTAACGCTGGGCGTGCCACCATGACCACCGCGATGTCGAGTGCGGCAGCGGCGTCGAGCTTGGCCCGGGTCATGTCGCCGCCGCTGTTCTTGGTGACCAGGGCATCGATGGCGTGCTCACGAAGAAGCTGCAGTTCGTTGTCGTAGCGATACGGCCCGCGAGACAACAGCAGCCGGCGCCGGCGCGGCAACAAGGCATTGTCGGGCGGGGTGACGGCACGGATCAGGAACCACGCGCCGCTGTCGGCGAAGGCCGCGGTGCCGGATCGTCCGGTGGTGAGAAAGATCCGCGAGAACTGTTGTTGTTCAACTACTTCCGCCGCCGCAGCATCCGATGGCACAACGATGGCGGCACCAGGATCCCAGGGCGGGCGAGCCAGCACCAAATAGGGCAGGCCCAGCTCGCCGCATACCTGTGCGGCGTGCGCGGTCATGGTCGAAGCGAACGGGTGCGTGGCGTCGACCACGGCATCGATGCGCTCCTCCACCAGCCACCGCCGCAGTCCGTTGATGCCGCCGAATCCGCCAACGCGCACCGAACCCACCGGCAGCGCGGGGTCGGCCACCCGGCCGGCCAACGAGCTGACGATGTCGATGTGTGGGTGCAGACGGGCGGCCAAGGCCCGCCCCTCGGCGGTGCCGCCGAGCAGCAGCAGCCGCGTCAATGCGCCTCCCGACGTGCCACCGAATACAGATAGCTGTCGCTGAAGCCTTGCGCCGCCAGCACCTCGCCGACGACGATGACGGCGGTCTTGGTGATATTGGCGTCGTGCAGCTGCCCGGCGATATCGGCCAGTGTGCCCCGCAACACGGCCTGTTGCGGCCAGCTTGCGAAAGCCACTACCGCGGCTGGCGTTTCGGGCCGGTAGCCTCCGGTCAGCAGCTGCGGCACGATGGCGTCGATCTGTGCTGCGGCCAGGTGCAACACCAGGGTGGCACCGGTTTTGGCCAGGCCGGCCAGATCTTCGCCGGGCGGCATGGGCGTGGACAGGGTCGACACCCGGGTCAAGGTCACGGTCTGCGCTACCCCGGGGACGGTGAATTCGCGTTTGAGCACCGCCGCGGCCGCAGCGAAAGCGGGTACGCCCGGCACGATTTCGTAGCCGATACCCAAAGCGTCGAGACGGCGGCATTGTTCGGCCAGCGCGCTATACAGCGACGGGTCGCCGGAGTGCAACCGGGCCACATCGTGGCCGGCGGCGTCGGCGTCGGCGATTTCGGTGATGATCTGGTCCAATGTCAGCGGACCGGTGTCGAGGACCTTCGCCTCCGGCGGGCAGTGGGCAAGCAGGTCGTCGGGCATGATCGAACCCGCGTACAGGCAAACCGGGCAGGCGCGTAGGAGTCGTTGGCCACGCACGGTGATCAAATCCGCCGCGCCGGGTCCGGCACCGATGAAATAGACCGTCACTGTTTGGTCACCGCCCATTGCGTGACCGGCATTTGCGGGCGCCAGCCGGTGAAGGCGCCCAGCGGCTCGCCACGGTAGTGCTGAAACCGGCGCAGCTGGCCCCCAAGACGCGAATACACTTGCACCAGTAGGGCTTCCGATTCCGCGGTGACCGCATTGGCGACTAGGCGCCCATGCACCCGCAGGTGGTCCAGGCAGGTGTCGAGCAGACCGGGTTGGGTCAGCCCGCCGCCGACGAAGATCGCCGACGGTTGCGCGGCGTCGGGGAAGGCGTGGGGTGCCTCGCCTCGGGCGTCGATGCTTACGCCGGTGGCCGTGGCGTTGCGCAAGATGTTGCGGCGGCGCCCCTCGTCCCGTTCGAACGCCACCGCGGTGCACCCCGGCCAACTCCGGCACCACTCGACGGCGATGCTGCCCGAGCCCGCGCCCACGTCCCACAACCGCTGGCCCGGCCGTGGCGCCAGGGCCGCCAATGTCACCGCGCGGATGCCGTGTTTGGTGATCTGCCCATCGTGAACGAACGCGTCGTCGGACAGGAGCGAGGTCCGCTCGTCGGGCAGGTAGCGGATCGCCACCACGTTGAGGTCATCGACATCGACCGGGGCGTCGGTGGCCCATTGTTTCGCCGTGCCGTGACGGCGCCGTTCGGCGGGACCGCCCAGCTGTTCAAGGACGCTGAATTGGGAGTCGCCGCGGCCGTGCGCATTGAGCAGCACCGCCAGCTCCCTTGGCGTGGTCCGGTCACTGGACAGCACGATCGCCTGGCCGCCGAGGCGGATCGCGGTGTGCGGCGGCGAGGTGACCAGGCTGATCACCTCGGTGTCCTGCACGTTCCACCCCATCCGGGCACATGCGAGTGTTACCGCCGACACGTGCGGCAGCACGCTTACCTTGTCGGCGCCGAATAGCCGAATCAGGGTCCCGCCGATGCCGTGCAAAAGCGGATCGCCGCTGGCGACGATGTGGATGTCGGGTCCGTCCGCCGGCAGCTCTCGTAGTGCGGGCAGCATCGGCGACGGCCACTCCCGGCGTGCCGTGGCGACGGCTTCGTCGAGCAGGTCGAGTTGCCTCTTGGACCCGTAAATGACGGTGGCCCTTTGTAGTTCGCTCCGAGCCGTCGCGGAGATCCCCGGCATGCCGTCGGCCCCGATGCCGACCACGACGATCATCGCGGCATCCTGCGCCACACGAACTGCGGTAGCAGCTTCAGGGTGAAGAACATCGGCCGCAGCGCCCACGGAATCCAGACGGTACGCCGGCCCTTGGCTAGGGCCCGCGCGGTGGCGGCGGCCACCTGTTGCGGGGTGCTGGACAGCGGCGCGGGCGTCATGCCCTCCGTCATACGCCCGATGACGAATCCGGGTCGCGCGATCAGCACGTTGACCCCGGTACCGTGCAGCGCGTCGGTCAAACCGCTGGCGAAGCCGTCCAGGCCGGCCTTGGCCGACCCGTAGACGTAGTTGGCCCGACGCACCCGAACCCCCGCCACCGAGGAGAACACCACCAGCGAGCCCTGCCCCGCCGCGCGCATCACGGCGGCCAGGTGCGTGAGCAGACTGACCTGAGCGACGTAATCGGTGCCCACAATGGCAAGCGCATGAGCGGCGTCTGCTTCCGCGCGGGCCTGGTCCCCCAGGATTCCGAAGGCCAGTACGGCGGTTCCGATCGGTCCATGATCGGCGACGATCTTGGCGACCAGCGGACCGTGTGAAGTTAGGTCGTCGGCATCGAACTCGCTGGTGTGGACCTGCATCGCGCCCGCGGATTTGAGGGTGGCGACCTGCTCATCAAGCTGGTCGGCCCGCCGGGCGGCCAGTATCAGCGTCGCCCCGGGAGCAAGCAGCCGCGCCAGCTCGATGCCGATCTCGCTGCGGCCGCCGAAAATTACCACTGGACCTGCGCCCGTGTCATCCACGGCTGCGATTATTACCTGCGCTAGCGTGGTTGACGATGGCCAAGACCACTACCCGGCTTACCGACGACGCGCTTGCGTTTCTCACCGAGCGCCATCTGGCCATGTTGACCACGTTGCGAGCCGACAATTCGCCACACGTGGTGGCGGTGGGGTTCACCTTCGATCCCAAGACGCATATTGCTCGGGTGATCACCACCGGCGGCTCGCAGAAGGCGGTCAACGCCGACCGTGGCGGGGTTGCGGTGCTGAGCCAGGTCGACGGTGCGCGGTGGTTGTCGCTGGAAGGTCGCGCCAGCGTGAACAACGAGATTGACGCCGTGCGCGACGCTGAATTGCGCTATGCCCAGCGCTACCGCACCCCGCGGCCCAACCCGCGACGCGTGGTCATCGAAGTCGAGATTGAGCGGGTGCTGGGGTCCTCGTCGTTGCTTGACCGGATCGAGTAGCGGCTGCTACGCGGCCGCCGTACCGCATTCTTGCGAACTCCGCAGACCGGCAGAACAATTGCCGCCGAAACGGGGTTTTTTGACGGGTGACCACATAGGATTTCGAGTCTGCCGGACAGTCGGGGCCCAGCGTGGGGCGTGGTCTGGCCAACGTCAGTACATGCACGGGAAGGCCTTTCGGCAGTGAACTACTTTTTGCGGGGCCCTGAGCTCAATTCCGCCCTGATGTACTCCGGCGCCGGTTCGAGGCCGATGTTGCAGGCCCAGCGGCCTGGGCCGGACTCTCCGATGAGTTGAGTGTGGCGGCGCAGTCTTTCCGCTCCTCAATCGCGAACCTGACGCAGGCAGCGTGGCAGGGCCCGGCATCGGCGGCGATGACGGCCGCGGCAGCGCCATACGCGGCGTGGTTGAGCGCGGCGGCGGGTCGAGCGGCAGGCGCGTCAACACACACGCAGGTGGTGGCTGGCTCGTTTGAAGCCGCGCAGGCGGCCACTATCCATCCGATAGCCGTGGCAGCCAACCGTAATGCGTTCGTAGGGTTGGTCTTATCGAACTTGTTTGGCCAGAACGCGCCGGCGATTGCCGCTGCCGAGTTCGAATACGAGCAGATGTGGTCCCAGGACGTGGCCGCGATGGTGGGATATCACTCCACGGCCGCCGGGGTCGCCGCGCAGCTAGCGCCGCTGCAAGACCTCCTCCAGGGCATCAACCTGGGTATCGGCAACATCGGCAGCGGAAACCTGGGCTCCACCGGTGGTCCTTGCGGTTTGGCCGGCGGCAAGGCCACCGGATTCCCGCTGGGCGGCGGATCAGCTTTGGGCAGGTCTTCGCCCAGGTTCTCGAGGCGGGCGGTCGAGGCCTTACCCAACTTGCTGATATCGCCTAACTGCGCGCCGCTACCCAACCCCCCGGCGTCGGCACCTTCAACGGCGCGCACGCCCTCCCCGTCAGCGGCGCCAGCGCCACGCGCCCCCGATCCGTCGCCTTTGACCTCTACGCCCCCGAGCGCCAGCGTCCCAACGTCAAAGAGGTTCTCCCCCAATCCCAAACCCGGTCGATCCCTACTCCAGTCGTCCAGGTGCAACAGCCCGCTCCAGGTATCGCCTGCCCCCGATGGATCCAGCAGGGCATATGCCGGAACGGATCGCGCACCTGTTTCCGCCACGCCCTTCCACGCGGCCGCGGCGCCTTGCGGATCCGTCAGAAACAGTCGCGGGCTGAGCTGATCAATACCGTGCGCGGTCAAGAAAGCCGATTTGTAAACTCCCTCAGTCAGATTGGTGAAGAAATCGAAAGCCGTGGCCAACGGGTTGCCGATCTCGTTGCCCAGGAAACGCTGGAGCTCCCCACGCGCATAACGCTGCATCCCGCGCACCAGACCGTCCACGACCCCGATACCGCGCTGCATCGCCTGTTCTTTGGCGCGAGCTTCACGACCCAAGTTGTGCAGGACCGCCCTGATGTCCTCGGCGATCTCTTTGATCTCGTCCAGTGCGTCGCCGTCAAAGAACTCCACCACTTCATGCCACAGCCCAGACGCCGACCCCAACCGATTCAACAAGTCCCGAATCGCGTTTTGGGCGCGAGCAACCTCGCCGGCAAAATCATCAAGAGCCTTAGCCAGCTGCCCGCATTGCACGCCCAAGCCGGCCAAGTCCGCGCCCATCGATACCAAGACCGGCTCTACCATTCCCCCCTCGGGAATCTGCTGTCCAGCTACCACAGACCTCGGCACCGAGAGCCCCTCCTGTGCTCCGCTGAGTGCCGCAGCGAAGCCACGCCAACATCCCGCTGCGGCATACAGCCCAGCCACGTCCCGTTCGGCCACAAATCGCCAACAAACAACTCCACAACCCGCCACAGCATCGGAGGAGGCGGTCCGGGACCCAACGTGCCCGGCGGACCGGGAGCCGAGTACTGCGCCGGATCGCGCGGGGGCGGCAACACATGGCCACCCCCACC belongs to Mycobacterium basiliense and includes:
- a CDS encoding MmpS family transport accessory protein, which produces MLTFLKRAWVPLVVVVAVAIGGTAVTRLRGIFGSDEIFSSSGNTVESIVPFNPKRVTYEVFGPSGTAGSVSYLNKNAEPEQVDFVSLPWTHTITTTVPAVIANIVAQGNSDSIGCRITVNGDVKDEQSVQGYHAQTFCLVKAA
- the bla gene encoding class A beta-lactamase, translated to MGASSSQSPTVTRRELLAAVALVPLVGCARRSGGDRRAPVAAKPTTDFRSRFAELERQHEARLGVFVPATSTTTEIAHRAEERFAFCSTFKGLLVAAVLHQYPIDHLDSMVTYSSADIRSTSPITEQHLQTGMSIRGLCDAAIRYSDGTAANLLLDQIGGASAFTGYLRGLGDSVSQLDQEEPELNRDPPGDERDTTTPRAIALDYQNLVLGDALPADKRAMLTDWMARSTTGAKRIRAGFPADWKVIDKTGTGDYGRANDVAVVWSPSGAPYVVAIMTDRASGGYDAQPSDSLIADAARCVAEVLA
- the sigC gene encoding RNA polymerase sigma factor SigC, whose translation is MTASSDDEAVTALALAAADGNARALEAFIKATQQDVWRFVTYLSDAGSADDLTQETFLRAIGAIRRFSGRSSARTWLLSIARRVVADHIRHLRSRPRAARGADPELVLDSARNARGFEELVEVTTMIAQLNPDQREALLLTQLFGLSYADAAAVCGCPVGTIRSRVARARDALLADPERDNLTG
- a CDS encoding cobalt-precorrin-6A reductase; its protein translation is MTRLLLLGGTAEGRALAARLHPHIDIVSSLAGRVADPALPVGSVRVGGFGGINGLRRWLVEERIDAVVDATHPFASTMTAHAAQVCGELGLPYLVLARPPWDPGAAIVVPSDAAAAEVVEQQQFSRIFLTTGRSGTAAFADSGAWFLIRAVTPPDNALLPRRRRLLLSRGPYRYDNELQLLREHAIDALVTKNSGGDMTRAKLDAAAALDIAVVMVARPALPSGVSTVSTVEQAAAWVIGLG
- the cobM gene encoding precorrin-4 C(11)-methyltransferase, whose product is MTVYFIGAGPGAADLITVRGQRLLRACPVCLYAGSIMPDDLLAHCPPEAKVLDTGPLTLDQIITEIADADAAGHDVARLHSGDPSLYSALAEQCRRLDALGIGYEIVPGVPAFAAAAAVLKREFTVPGVAQTVTLTRVSTLSTPMPPGEDLAGLAKTGATLVLHLAAAQIDAIVPQLLTGGYRPETPAAVVAFASWPQQAVLRGTLADIAGQLHDANITKTAVIVVGEVLAAQGFSDSYLYSVARREAH
- the cbiE gene encoding precorrin-6y C5,15-methyltransferase (decarboxylating) subunit CbiE, with protein sequence MIVVVGIGADGMPGISATARSELQRATVIYGSKRQLDLLDEAVATARREWPSPMLPALRELPADGPDIHIVASGDPLLHGIGGTLIRLFGADKVSVLPHVSAVTLACARMGWNVQDTEVISLVTSPPHTAIRLGGQAIVLSSDRTTPRELAVLLNAHGRGDSQFSVLEQLGGPAERRRHGTAKQWATDAPVDVDDLNVVAIRYLPDERTSLLSDDAFVHDGQITKHGIRAVTLAALAPRPGQRLWDVGAGSGSIAVEWCRSWPGCTAVAFERDEGRRRNILRNATATGVSIDARGEAPHAFPDAAQPSAIFVGGGLTQPGLLDTCLDHLRVHGRLVANAVTAESEALLVQVYSRLGGQLRRFQHYRGEPLGAFTGWRPQMPVTQWAVTKQ
- a CDS encoding SDR family NAD(P)-dependent oxidoreductase, with amino-acid sequence MDDTGAGPVVIFGGRSEIGIELARLLAPGATLILAARRADQLDEQVATLKSAGAMQVHTSEFDADDLTSHGPLVAKIVADHGPIGTAVLAFGILGDQARAEADAAHALAIVGTDYVAQVSLLTHLAAVMRAAGQGSLVVFSSVAGVRVRRANYVYGSAKAGLDGFASGLTDALHGTGVNVLIARPGFVIGRMTEGMTPAPLSSTPQQVAAATARALAKGRRTVWIPWALRPMFFTLKLLPQFVWRRMPR
- a CDS encoding F420-dependent biliverdin reductase gives rise to the protein MTMAKTTTRLTDDALAFLTERHLAMLTTLRADNSPHVVAVGFTFDPKTHIARVITTGGSQKAVNADRGGVAVLSQVDGARWLSLEGRASVNNEIDAVRDAELRYAQRYRTPRPNPRRVVIEVEIERVLGSSSLLDRIE